A section of the Anabaena cylindrica PCC 7122 genome encodes:
- the rnc gene encoding ribonuclease III: MLNNHQVIDKCLKLLSQGLYPYVEQKMRLVYGNQWLTQAGQCLSPDTNLKRTTEESLQQDISSLLSVMTKRWDKAFKDKERLSNTERAFASEIIQIRNKWAHNTPFSTEDAYRAIDSIYRLLQAIEAEEAQEVEKYKQKIFQALVQEQNRSQKRTQQLSTQEIRIKERLAVILNDIPFEDVTLLERSLTHRSYAYENRINKDNEQLEFLGDCILGFLAGAYIYEQYGDISEGELSKLKERLVDNPQLAKLANQLNLGQWLLLGKGEKSQDGSKKESLLSNTFEAIIGAYYLDSGIQAVQEIVYPLFASVGEDKIPENISLENLENAKGLLQQYAQKNGFDIPEYTTIQETGTDHNKEFTVQVEIGGQICGQGKGKRKKDAEKQAAANALEKLRVH; encoded by the coding sequence ATGTTAAATAACCATCAAGTGATTGATAAATGCCTGAAATTACTTTCTCAAGGTTTATATCCTTATGTTGAACAGAAAATGAGATTGGTGTATGGTAATCAATGGCTTACTCAAGCTGGACAATGTTTGTCTCCAGATACAAATTTAAAACGAACTACAGAAGAGAGTTTACAGCAAGACATATCATCATTACTTTCTGTAATGACAAAAAGATGGGATAAAGCATTTAAAGATAAAGAGCGTTTATCTAATACTGAAAGGGCATTTGCAAGTGAAATTATTCAGATTCGTAATAAATGGGCGCATAATACACCATTTTCTACCGAAGATGCTTATCGCGCTATAGATAGTATTTATCGTTTATTGCAAGCTATTGAAGCTGAAGAAGCGCAAGAGGTTGAAAAATATAAACAAAAAATTTTTCAAGCTTTAGTACAAGAGCAAAATCGTAGTCAAAAACGTACACAACAACTATCTACTCAAGAAATAAGAATTAAGGAACGTTTAGCAGTAATTCTTAACGATATTCCTTTTGAAGATGTTACCTTGTTAGAAAGATCATTAACTCATCGTTCTTATGCCTATGAAAATAGAATTAATAAAGATAATGAACAATTAGAATTTTTAGGGGATTGTATTTTAGGTTTCTTAGCAGGTGCTTATATTTATGAACAGTACGGGGATATTTCTGAAGGTGAATTAAGTAAATTAAAAGAACGACTAGTTGATAATCCCCAATTAGCAAAATTAGCTAATCAATTAAATTTGGGACAATGGCTATTATTAGGAAAAGGGGAAAAATCACAAGATGGTAGCAAAAAAGAATCTCTACTGAGTAACACTTTTGAGGCTATTATTGGTGCGTACTATCTGGATTCTGGTATCCAAGCAGTCCAAGAAATAGTATATCCTTTATTTGCCTCAGTAGGTGAGGATAAAATTCCTGAAAATATCAGTTTAGAGAATTTAGAAAATGCTAAAGGATTATTACAACAATACGCTCAAAAAAATGGATTTGATATTCCTGAGTATACAACTATTCAAGAAACTGGAACAGATCACAATAAAGAGTTTACTGTTCAAGTTGAAATAGGTGGTCAAATTTGTGGTCAAGGAAAAGGTAAGAGAAAGAAAGATGCAGAAAAACAAGCAGCGGCAAATGCTTTGGAGAAACTCAGAGTACATTGA
- a CDS encoding FHA domain-containing protein: MTNLQIQLSWEDPATGERREPKLSVPIAFGREFARLPTEIRGQRVSRMLLDSNEVSRYHVLIDWEQDWEQNHFLVIDQNSVNGVLVNGQRQTRCQLANGDTLQIGPYIMTVQFGLNTTIPTPNNPSTIQFNPHTNLPDPSLSPVPPITPLGSNFPPPAFQDAKVDLQTIHATGLPVDECDYLAIGAGLGSFIWVDLLRVSGIKAEKIIAVGLEAEPYARYKRLCLNSQIPLHERLRSNSDSCPDNIWGWPSYALRESWHDLTKGQLKSAFKYLWQVFGEPTFAETYTPRAGNVFDSIDREAKRINWHQIYRYGRVRSIRKTEDGRYCVAYSRSPGNYAFLVCRYLHLATGYPAIQFLPDLQAYREKYQDFKSVVNAYEAHDHVYEQLERQGGTVLIRGRGIVASRILQRIYEARRQNRNITVLHLMRSPKPQGNKFQKSQRTVKNHYEFQPFNWPKACWGGELRVMLEKATPEERQRLLADWGGTTTADRQDWQNITEQGIKEGWYQITFGQVMDVERDNENHTITHIQEKGFGEMKLVADFIIDATGLDAKVDANPLLEDLVQHYNLPLNHLGRLVVANNFELVEMRNTKGQMYAAGAITLGGPYAAVDSFLGLQYAALVAVDGLYTARASGIGRLNTFSSFGQWIKWISNQLP, encoded by the coding sequence ATGACTAATTTACAAATTCAATTAAGTTGGGAAGATCCAGCAACGGGAGAACGACGAGAACCTAAGTTAAGTGTACCTATCGCTTTTGGTCGAGAATTTGCTCGTTTACCGACAGAAATTAGGGGTCAACGTGTTTCGCGGATGTTACTAGATAGTAATGAAGTATCTCGCTATCATGTTCTGATTGATTGGGAACAAGATTGGGAACAAAATCATTTTTTAGTAATTGACCAAAATAGCGTTAATGGTGTGTTGGTAAATGGTCAACGTCAAACACGCTGTCAGTTAGCGAATGGGGATACTTTGCAAATTGGCCCCTATATTATGACGGTGCAATTTGGTCTTAATACTACTATTCCTACTCCTAATAACCCTTCCACAATTCAATTTAATCCTCATACTAATCTCCCAGATCCTAGTCTATCGCCAGTGCCTCCTATCACTCCTTTAGGAAGTAATTTTCCACCACCAGCTTTTCAGGATGCAAAAGTTGATTTGCAGACGATTCATGCTACTGGTTTACCTGTTGATGAATGTGATTATCTAGCAATTGGGGCTGGTTTGGGTAGTTTTATTTGGGTTGATTTATTAAGAGTTAGTGGAATTAAAGCTGAAAAAATTATTGCTGTGGGACTAGAAGCAGAACCCTATGCTCGTTATAAACGGCTTTGTCTAAATTCGCAAATTCCGTTACATGAAAGGTTACGTTCTAATTCTGATTCTTGTCCTGATAATATTTGGGGTTGGCCTAGTTATGCTTTAAGGGAATCTTGGCATGATTTGACTAAAGGTCAGCTAAAATCTGCTTTTAAATATTTATGGCAAGTTTTTGGTGAACCAACTTTTGCAGAAACTTATACTCCCCGTGCTGGGAATGTTTTTGATTCTATAGATAGGGAAGCAAAGCGTATTAATTGGCATCAAATTTATCGTTATGGACGAGTTAGGTCAATTCGTAAAACTGAAGATGGTAGGTATTGTGTTGCTTATTCTCGCAGTCCGGGAAATTATGCTTTTTTAGTCTGTCGTTATTTACATTTGGCTACGGGATATCCTGCTATTCAGTTTCTCCCAGATTTGCAAGCTTATAGAGAAAAATATCAAGATTTTAAGTCTGTTGTGAATGCGTATGAAGCACACGATCATGTATATGAACAGCTAGAACGCCAAGGTGGGACTGTTTTGATTAGGGGACGGGGTATTGTGGCTTCGCGGATTTTGCAGCGGATTTATGAGGCTAGAAGGCAAAATCGCAATATTACAGTTTTACATTTAATGCGATCGCCTAAACCACAAGGCAACAAATTTCAAAAGTCCCAGCGTACCGTCAAAAATCACTACGAATTTCAACCCTTTAACTGGCCTAAAGCCTGTTGGGGTGGTGAACTGCGAGTCATGTTAGAAAAAGCCACCCCCGAAGAACGTCAGCGTCTATTAGCCGACTGGGGTGGAACTACTACCGCAGACCGTCAAGACTGGCAAAATATCACTGAACAAGGCATTAAAGAAGGTTGGTATCAAATTACCTTTGGTCAGGTAATGGACGTAGAACGAGACAACGAAAATCACACCATTACCCACATCCAAGAAAAAGGTTTTGGAGAAATGAAGTTAGTCGCTGATTTTATTATTGATGCTACTGGATTAGATGCCAAAGTTGATGCTAATCCGTTGTTAGAAGATTTGGTTCAACATTACAATTTACCTCTAAATCATTTAGGGCGGTTAGTAGTAGCAAATAATTTTGAATTAGTAGAAATGCGGAATACCAAAGGTCAAATGTATGCCGCAGGGGCGATAACTTTAGGTGGCCCCTATGCAGCAGTTGATAGTTTCCTTGGTTTGCAGTATGCGGCTTTAGTTGCTGTTGATGGATTATACACAGCCCGTGCGTCAGGAATTGGGCGCTTAAATACCTTTAGTTCCTTTGGGCAATGGATAAAATGGATATCAAATCAATTACCATAA
- the lpxB gene encoding lipid-A-disaccharide synthase: MRIFISTGEVSGDLQGSLLIAALQRQVADAGLKLEVVALGGEKMAAAGATILGNTSGIGSMGIIEALPYFIPTVQVQRQAIAYLKQNRPDLVVLIDYMTPNIGIGSYMEQHFPDVPIVYYIAPQEWVWSTSFERTKRIVSFTDKLLAIFPEEARYYQQKGANVNWVGHPLIDRLENTPSREVARTSLGIKPEQIVVALLPASRQQELKYLLPIIFQAAQNIQSKLPEIHFWIPLSLEAFRQPIEKAIQDYGLQATVVSGQQQEVFAAADFAITKSGTVNLELALLNVPQVVVYRLNAITAWIARNVLKGSIPFASPVNLVVMREIVPELLQEQATAENITQAAMELLLNPERRQQTLADYQEMRRCLGEVGVCDRAAKEILQMLPN, from the coding sequence ATGCGGATATTTATTAGTACGGGTGAGGTCTCTGGCGATTTGCAGGGGTCACTTTTAATTGCAGCACTTCAGCGTCAAGTTGCAGACGCGGGTTTGAAGTTGGAAGTTGTGGCTTTGGGTGGGGAGAAGATGGCTGCCGCAGGAGCGACGATTTTGGGCAATACTAGCGGTATTGGTTCGATGGGTATTATTGAGGCTCTACCTTACTTTATACCTACTGTTCAGGTACAACGCCAAGCGATCGCTTATCTTAAGCAAAATCGTCCTGATTTGGTGGTGCTGATTGACTACATGACTCCCAATATTGGGATTGGTAGTTATATGGAGCAGCATTTTCCCGATGTGCCTATAGTATATTATATTGCACCGCAAGAGTGGGTGTGGTCAACGAGTTTTGAGAGAACAAAACGAATTGTTAGCTTTACAGATAAGCTATTGGCAATTTTTCCCGAAGAAGCTCGTTATTATCAGCAGAAAGGGGCTAACGTTAATTGGGTAGGTCATCCGTTAATTGATAGGCTGGAAAATACTCCTAGTCGGGAAGTAGCGCGGACAAGTTTGGGAATTAAACCGGAACAAATTGTTGTTGCTCTTTTGCCAGCTTCTCGTCAACAAGAATTAAAATATTTGTTACCAATAATTTTCCAAGCTGCTCAAAATATTCAATCTAAATTACCAGAAATCCATTTTTGGATTCCTCTATCTTTGGAAGCATTTAGACAGCCTATTGAGAAAGCCATTCAAGATTACGGGTTACAAGCTACAGTTGTATCAGGTCAACAACAGGAAGTTTTTGCAGCGGCTGATTTTGCGATTACTAAATCTGGAACTGTCAATTTAGAATTAGCTTTGTTGAATGTGCCGCAAGTAGTTGTTTATCGTCTGAATGCCATTACGGCTTGGATTGCGCGTAATGTTCTTAAAGGTTCTATTCCTTTTGCTTCTCCAGTCAATTTAGTTGTAATGCGGGAAATTGTACCAGAATTGTTACAAGAGCAAGCCACAGCCGAAAATATTACTCAAGCAGCGATGGAATTATTATTAAACCCTGAGCGTAGACAGCAAACTTTGGCAGATTATCAGGAAATGCGGCGATGTTTGGGAGAAGTGGGAGTATGCGATCGCGCTGCAAAAGAAATTTTACAAATGCTACCCAATTAG
- the nfi gene encoding deoxyribonuclease V (cleaves DNA at apurinic or apyrimidinic sites), giving the protein MKIQQIHSWPSTVEEAITIQETLQNQVITTDVLNEPIKYVAGVDMGFVEDGTISRAAVAVLSFPDLQVVETSLAYRPTTFPYIPGFLSFREIPALLDALEKIQTIPDIILCDGQGIAHPRRLGIACHLGVIVDIPTIGVAKSLLIGKHEELPEAKGSWQPLIHKKETIGAVLRTRSGVKPLYISSGHRISLPTAIDYVLRCTPKYRLPETTRIADKLASDR; this is encoded by the coding sequence ATGAAAATTCAACAAATTCATTCTTGGCCTTCCACGGTTGAAGAAGCTATAACCATTCAAGAAACCCTGCAAAATCAAGTAATTACTACAGATGTACTCAATGAACCTATTAAGTATGTTGCAGGTGTGGATATGGGTTTTGTCGAAGATGGTACAATAAGCCGTGCCGCAGTCGCAGTACTGAGTTTTCCCGATTTGCAAGTAGTCGAAACGAGTTTAGCATACCGTCCCACAACCTTTCCTTACATACCTGGTTTCCTCTCCTTTCGGGAAATACCTGCTCTGCTTGATGCTTTAGAAAAGATTCAAACTATACCTGATATAATATTGTGTGATGGTCAAGGAATTGCTCACCCCCGGAGGTTAGGCATAGCTTGCCATTTAGGGGTAATAGTGGATATACCGACAATTGGCGTAGCTAAATCTTTGCTTATTGGTAAACATGAAGAATTACCAGAAGCTAAAGGTAGCTGGCAACCATTAATACATAAAAAAGAAACTATTGGCGCAGTTTTACGTACACGCAGCGGGGTAAAACCTCTATATATATCTAGTGGACATCGCATCAGTTTACCAACAGCAATTGACTATGTATTACGCTGCACACCAAAATATCGGTTGCCAGAAACTACCCGCATTGCTGATAAATTAGCATCAGACAGATAA
- a CDS encoding DNA cytosine methyltransferase: MRSRCKRNFTNATQLELFDGELVKKNKYKRPIAVELFAGAGGMTLGFEQAGFDVLAAVEIDPVHCATHEFNFPFWQIFCKSVVEISGEEIRKLSKIKNQEIDVLFGGPPCQGFSLIGKRLLDDPRNSLVFHYIRLVLELQPKFVVLENVKGMTVGKHREFILEVISAFAAINYKVYQDYQVLNAANYGVPQNRERLFLLACRQDLDLPNYPQPITTYIKKKKAINNQLLLTPSVKKALQDLPIIENYPELYEQDWILADFGKSSRYVQRLNGFNSKFNNYSYKRIYDPKILTSSLRTKHTEVSIQRFAETLPGKIEPISRFYKLDYKGICNTLRAGTASNKGAFTSPRPIHPFIPRCITVREAARLHSYPDWFRFHVTKWHGFRQIGNSVPPLLAKAIASEIIKALNVLPCRPRTIKNLGNESLLHFNMSEAAKYYDVNADIIEPRIKK; the protein is encoded by the coding sequence ATGCGATCGCGCTGCAAAAGAAATTTTACAAATGCTACCCAATTAGAACTTTTTGATGGGGAATTAGTCAAAAAAAACAAATATAAAAGACCAATAGCTGTTGAATTATTTGCTGGTGCTGGGGGAATGACTCTTGGTTTTGAGCAAGCAGGTTTTGATGTCCTCGCAGCAGTGGAAATTGACCCTGTTCATTGTGCAACCCACGAATTTAATTTCCCTTTTTGGCAGATTTTTTGTAAAAGTGTTGTTGAAATTTCAGGAGAAGAAATTAGAAAATTATCTAAAATAAAAAATCAAGAAATTGATGTTTTATTCGGTGGTCCACCCTGTCAAGGATTTTCTTTAATAGGTAAACGGCTGTTAGATGATCCTCGTAATTCTTTAGTTTTTCACTATATTCGTTTAGTTCTAGAATTACAGCCTAAGTTTGTAGTTCTAGAAAATGTCAAAGGAATGACGGTAGGTAAACACCGTGAGTTTATTTTAGAAGTTATTTCTGCTTTTGCAGCAATTAATTATAAAGTTTATCAAGATTATCAAGTTTTAAATGCAGCTAATTATGGAGTTCCACAAAACCGAGAAAGATTATTTTTGTTGGCTTGTCGTCAAGATTTAGATTTACCAAATTATCCCCAGCCAATTACCACATATATAAAAAAAAAGAAAGCTATTAATAATCAGCTTCTATTAACTCCTAGCGTTAAAAAAGCACTGCAAGATTTACCAATAATTGAAAATTATCCAGAATTATATGAACAAGATTGGATATTAGCAGATTTTGGTAAAAGCAGCAGATATGTTCAACGACTAAATGGGTTTAATTCTAAATTTAATAACTACAGTTATAAACGTATTTATGATCCAAAAATTCTTACTTCTAGTTTAAGAACCAAACATACAGAAGTATCAATTCAAAGATTTGCAGAGACTTTACCAGGCAAAATTGAACCAATTAGCCGCTTTTATAAACTTGATTATAAGGGGATTTGCAATACATTAAGAGCCGGAACTGCTAGTAATAAAGGTGCATTTACTTCTCCTCGTCCAATTCACCCATTTATTCCCAGATGTATTACTGTAAGGGAAGCAGCACGTTTACATTCTTATCCTGACTGGTTTAGATTTCATGTCACAAAATGGCATGGTTTTAGACAAATTGGTAATTCTGTTCCTCCTTTATTAGCAAAGGCTATAGCATCAGAAATTATTAAAGCTTTAAATGTATTACCATGTAGACCTAGAACAATTAAAAATCTTGGAAATGAGAGTTTATTACATTTTAATATGTCGGAAGCAGCTAAATATTATGATGTGAATGCAGATATTATTGAACCTAGAATCAAAAAATAA
- a CDS encoding FHA domain-containing protein — MNALTLQWHDAHQNKTQHIYEQQQSKNSGTVRIGRDPLRCDIVLTHPTVSGLHVEIFFHSQQQRFYIRNLRESNPAQIDGKSLIQGEVILNKGSIIYLGQQQLQVTEISINSIPATVLVPPQQPPAQPVYHHHKKSLPTQPKPVYGLQCSRCHKVSPPENLQVGCPWCGTSLAAAASVLVAPKN, encoded by the coding sequence ATGAACGCACTAACTTTACAGTGGCACGACGCACATCAAAATAAAACTCAGCACATTTACGAGCAACAACAAAGTAAAAATTCTGGTACTGTCCGTATTGGTCGTGACCCTTTACGGTGTGACATTGTTTTAACTCACCCGACTGTATCAGGATTACACGTTGAAATATTTTTTCATTCTCAACAGCAACGTTTTTATATTAGAAATTTGCGGGAATCAAACCCTGCTCAAATAGATGGTAAGTCATTAATCCAAGGTGAAGTTATTTTAAATAAAGGAAGCATTATTTATTTAGGACAGCAACAACTTCAAGTTACTGAAATTTCAATTAACAGTATTCCTGCTACAGTTTTAGTTCCACCCCAACAACCACCAGCACAACCAGTATATCACCACCATAAAAAGTCACTCCCTACACAACCAAAACCTGTTTATGGTTTGCAATGTTCTAGATGTCATAAAGTTTCCCCACCAGAAAATCTACAAGTAGGTTGTCCTTGGTGTGGCACATCTTTAGCAGCGGCTGCAAGTGTATTAGTAGCGCCGAAGAATTGA
- a CDS encoding prohibitin family protein, translating into MRNINRDLGNNYRLFFYLGGGFLLLIFAMTIRPFAIVNAGERGVVMKFGKVQDTILDEGIHPIMPVVTSVKRLNVRVQQNSFKAGAASKDLQTITTELAVNWHIDPLKVNKVFQQVGDETLIIDGIMTPAVSEVLKAATAKKTAEEIITKRTELKEEIDSNLKKRIEQYGILIDDVSLVNFSFSPEFSRAIESKQIAEQEAKQASFIAQKATQEAQADVNRAKGQAEAQRLQRLTLTPELLQKQAIEKWDGRFPMVMGGNGAVPLININPNDLAGGQKKN; encoded by the coding sequence GTGAGAAATATCAATAGAGATCTTGGAAATAATTATCGCCTATTTTTTTATTTAGGTGGAGGTTTTTTGCTTTTAATTTTCGCTATGACTATTCGTCCTTTTGCCATTGTTAATGCTGGTGAACGTGGTGTAGTCATGAAATTTGGAAAAGTTCAAGATACAATTTTAGATGAAGGGATTCATCCGATTATGCCAGTAGTGACATCAGTTAAAAGGCTGAATGTCAGAGTTCAACAAAATAGTTTTAAAGCTGGTGCTGCTTCTAAAGATTTGCAAACAATCACAACTGAACTTGCGGTCAATTGGCATATTGATCCACTCAAAGTAAACAAAGTTTTTCAGCAAGTTGGAGATGAAACTTTAATTATTGATGGCATTATGACACCCGCAGTATCAGAAGTTTTAAAAGCAGCTACAGCTAAAAAAACAGCAGAAGAAATTATCACTAAAAGAACGGAACTTAAAGAGGAAATTGATAGTAATCTCAAAAAAAGGATAGAGCAATATGGTATACTTATAGATGATGTTTCTCTAGTAAATTTCTCCTTTTCTCCAGAGTTTAGTAGAGCGATTGAATCTAAACAAATAGCTGAACAAGAAGCAAAACAAGCAAGTTTTATTGCTCAGAAAGCAACTCAAGAAGCGCAAGCAGATGTTAACCGTGCGAAAGGTCAAGCTGAAGCGCAAAGATTACAACGGCTAACTTTAACACCGGAGTTATTGCAAAAGCAAGCGATAGAAAAATGGGATGGACGTTTCCCAATGGTTATGGGTGGTAATGGTGCGGTTCCTTTGATTAATATTAATCCTAATGATTTAGCAGGTGGACAAAAGAAAAATTAG